The following coding sequences lie in one Pan paniscus chromosome X, NHGRI_mPanPan1-v2.0_pri, whole genome shotgun sequence genomic window:
- the PJA1 gene encoding E3 ubiquitin-protein ligase Praja-1 isoform X1, with amino-acid sequence MGQESSKPVWPNPTGGYQSNTGRRYGRRHAYVSFRPPTSQRERIASRRKTNSEVPMHRSAPSQTTKRSRSPFSTTRRSWDDSESSGTNLNIDNEDYSRYPPREYRASGSRRGMAYGHIDSYGADDSEEEGAGPVERPPVRGKTGKFKDDKLYDPEKGARSLAGPPPHFSSFSRDVREERDKLDPVPAARCSASRADFLPQSSAASQSSSEGKLATKGDSSERERREQNLPARPSRAPVSICGGGENTSKSAEEPVVRPKIRNLASPNCVKPKIFFDTDDDDDMPHSTSRWRDTANDNEVHSDGLARRGRGESSSGYPEPKYPEDKREARSDQVKPEKVPRRRRTMADPDFWTHSDDYYKYCDEDSDSDKEWIAALRRKYRSREQTLSSSGESWETLPGKEEREPPQAKVNASTGTSPGPGASASAGAGAGASAGGNGSNYLEEVREPSLQEEQASLEEGEIPWLQYHENDSSSEGDNDSGHELMQPGVFMLDGNNNLEDDSSVSEDLEVDWSLFDGFADGLGVAEAISYVDPQFLTYMALEERLAQAMETALAHLESLAVDVEVANPPASKESIDALPEILVTEDHGAVGQEMCCPICCSEYVKGEVATELPCHHYFHKPCVSIWLQKSGTCPVCRCMFPPPL; translated from the coding sequence ATGGGTCAGGAATCTAGCAAGCCTGTATGGCCCAATCCAACAGGAGGGTATCAGTCCAATACAGGTAGGAGGTATGGAAGAAGGCATGCTTATGTCAGTTTCAGGCCACCCACGAGCCAGCGGGAAAGGATTGCCAGCCGGAGAAAGACGAACTCCGAAGTCCCAATGCACAGATCAGCCCCCAGTCAAACCACCAAGAGGAGCCGATCGCCATTTTCCACTACTCGTCGTAGTTGGGACGACAGCGAGAGTTCGGGAACCAACCTGAATATTGATAATGAGGACTATTCCAGGTATCCGCCAAGAGAGTACAGAGCTTCGGGTAGCAGAAGAGGAATGGCCTATGGACATATTGACTCTTATGGGGCAGATGATAgtgaggaggagggggctgggcctGTTGAGCGACCGCCAGTGAGAGGGAAAACTGGCAAGTTTAAAGATGATAAGCTGTATGACCCAGAGAAAGGGGCAAGGTCTTTGGCTGGGCCACCTCCACATTTCTCTAGTTTTAGCCGTGATGTGAGAGAGGAGCGAGACAAGTTAGACCCAGTCCCTGCAGCAAGATGCTCAGCTAGCAGAGCTGACTTCCTGCCACAAAGTAGTGCGGCCTCACAGTCGTCTTCTGAAGGCAAGCTGGCTACAAAAGGTGACAGCtcggagagggagagaagggagcaaAATTTACCTGCACGTCCCAGCAGGGCTCCTGTGAGTATTTGTGGTGGTGGGGAAAACACCTCAAAGAGTGCAGAGGAACCTGTGGTCAGGCCCAAAATCAGAAACCTGGCAAGTCCAAACTGCGTgaaaccaaaaattttttttgatactgATGATGATGACGATATGCCACACAGTACTTCCAGGTGGAGGGATACCGCCAATGACAATGAAGTCCACTCGGATGGCCTGGCAAGAAGAGGGAGAGGCGAGAGTTCAAGTGGCTATCCCGAGCCAAAGTACCCTGAAGACAAACGGGAAGCGAGGAGTGACCAAGTGAAACCAGAAAAGGTGCCGAGACGACGACGCACCATGGCCGACCCTGACTTCTGGACGCACAGTGATGATTACTACAAATACTGCGACGAAGACTCTGACAGTGACAAAGAGTGGATTGCTGCTCTGCGTCGGAAATATCGAAGCCGAGAGCAAACCCTGTCCTCCAGTGGCGAAAGCTGGGAGACTCTGCCGGGGAAAGAAGAGCGGGAACCTCCACAGGCTAAGGTGAATGCCAGCACTGGCACCAGCCCTGGCCCCGGTGCTAGTGCCAGTGCCGGGGCTGGCGCCGGGGCCAGTGCCGGCGGCAATGGCAGCAATTACCTTGAAGAAGTTCGAGAACCATCTCTTCAGGAAGAGCAGGCATCCCTGGAAGAAGGAGAAATTCCTTGGCTCCAGTACCATGAGAATGACAGTAGCAGTGAGGGGGATAATGATTCTGGTCACGAGTTGATGCAACCTGGGGTATTCATGCTGGATGGAAACAACAACCTTGAAGATGACTCCAGTGTAAGCGAAGACCTAGAAGTGGATTGGAGCCTCTTTGATGGATTTGCAGATGGGTTAGGAGTGGCTGAAGCCATTTCCTATGTGGATCCTCAGTTCCTCACCTACATGGCACTTGAAGAACGCCTGGCCCAGGCAATGGAAACTGCCCTTGCGCACTTGGAGTCTCTCGCAGTGGATGTAGAGGTGGCCAATCCACCAGCAAGCAAGGAGAGCATTGACGCTCTTCCCGAGATCCTGGTCACTGAAGATCATGGCGCAGTTGGTCAGGAGATGTGCTGCCCCATCTGCTGTAGCGAATATGTGAAGGGGGAGGTGGCAACTGAGCTGCCGTGCCACCACTATTTCCACAAGCCGTGTGTGTCCATCTGGCTTCAGAAGTCAGGCACCTGCCCCGTGTGCCGCTGCATGTTCCCTCCCCCACTCTAA
- the PJA1 gene encoding E3 ubiquitin-protein ligase Praja-1 isoform X2: MHRSAPSQTTKRSRSPFSTTRRSWDDSESSGTNLNIDNEDYSRYPPREYRASGSRRGMAYGHIDSYGADDSEEEGAGPVERPPVRGKTGKFKDDKLYDPEKGARSLAGPPPHFSSFSRDVREERDKLDPVPAARCSASRADFLPQSSAASQSSSEGKLATKGDSSERERREQNLPARPSRAPVSICGGGENTSKSAEEPVVRPKIRNLASPNCVKPKIFFDTDDDDDMPHSTSRWRDTANDNEVHSDGLARRGRGESSSGYPEPKYPEDKREARSDQVKPEKVPRRRRTMADPDFWTHSDDYYKYCDEDSDSDKEWIAALRRKYRSREQTLSSSGESWETLPGKEEREPPQAKVNASTGTSPGPGASASAGAGAGASAGGNGSNYLEEVREPSLQEEQASLEEGEIPWLQYHENDSSSEGDNDSGHELMQPGVFMLDGNNNLEDDSSVSEDLEVDWSLFDGFADGLGVAEAISYVDPQFLTYMALEERLAQAMETALAHLESLAVDVEVANPPASKESIDALPEILVTEDHGAVGQEMCCPICCSEYVKGEVATELPCHHYFHKPCVSIWLQKSGTCPVCRCMFPPPL; the protein is encoded by the coding sequence ATGCACAGATCAGCCCCCAGTCAAACCACCAAGAGGAGCCGATCGCCATTTTCCACTACTCGTCGTAGTTGGGACGACAGCGAGAGTTCGGGAACCAACCTGAATATTGATAATGAGGACTATTCCAGGTATCCGCCAAGAGAGTACAGAGCTTCGGGTAGCAGAAGAGGAATGGCCTATGGACATATTGACTCTTATGGGGCAGATGATAgtgaggaggagggggctgggcctGTTGAGCGACCGCCAGTGAGAGGGAAAACTGGCAAGTTTAAAGATGATAAGCTGTATGACCCAGAGAAAGGGGCAAGGTCTTTGGCTGGGCCACCTCCACATTTCTCTAGTTTTAGCCGTGATGTGAGAGAGGAGCGAGACAAGTTAGACCCAGTCCCTGCAGCAAGATGCTCAGCTAGCAGAGCTGACTTCCTGCCACAAAGTAGTGCGGCCTCACAGTCGTCTTCTGAAGGCAAGCTGGCTACAAAAGGTGACAGCtcggagagggagagaagggagcaaAATTTACCTGCACGTCCCAGCAGGGCTCCTGTGAGTATTTGTGGTGGTGGGGAAAACACCTCAAAGAGTGCAGAGGAACCTGTGGTCAGGCCCAAAATCAGAAACCTGGCAAGTCCAAACTGCGTgaaaccaaaaattttttttgatactgATGATGATGACGATATGCCACACAGTACTTCCAGGTGGAGGGATACCGCCAATGACAATGAAGTCCACTCGGATGGCCTGGCAAGAAGAGGGAGAGGCGAGAGTTCAAGTGGCTATCCCGAGCCAAAGTACCCTGAAGACAAACGGGAAGCGAGGAGTGACCAAGTGAAACCAGAAAAGGTGCCGAGACGACGACGCACCATGGCCGACCCTGACTTCTGGACGCACAGTGATGATTACTACAAATACTGCGACGAAGACTCTGACAGTGACAAAGAGTGGATTGCTGCTCTGCGTCGGAAATATCGAAGCCGAGAGCAAACCCTGTCCTCCAGTGGCGAAAGCTGGGAGACTCTGCCGGGGAAAGAAGAGCGGGAACCTCCACAGGCTAAGGTGAATGCCAGCACTGGCACCAGCCCTGGCCCCGGTGCTAGTGCCAGTGCCGGGGCTGGCGCCGGGGCCAGTGCCGGCGGCAATGGCAGCAATTACCTTGAAGAAGTTCGAGAACCATCTCTTCAGGAAGAGCAGGCATCCCTGGAAGAAGGAGAAATTCCTTGGCTCCAGTACCATGAGAATGACAGTAGCAGTGAGGGGGATAATGATTCTGGTCACGAGTTGATGCAACCTGGGGTATTCATGCTGGATGGAAACAACAACCTTGAAGATGACTCCAGTGTAAGCGAAGACCTAGAAGTGGATTGGAGCCTCTTTGATGGATTTGCAGATGGGTTAGGAGTGGCTGAAGCCATTTCCTATGTGGATCCTCAGTTCCTCACCTACATGGCACTTGAAGAACGCCTGGCCCAGGCAATGGAAACTGCCCTTGCGCACTTGGAGTCTCTCGCAGTGGATGTAGAGGTGGCCAATCCACCAGCAAGCAAGGAGAGCATTGACGCTCTTCCCGAGATCCTGGTCACTGAAGATCATGGCGCAGTTGGTCAGGAGATGTGCTGCCCCATCTGCTGTAGCGAATATGTGAAGGGGGAGGTGGCAACTGAGCTGCCGTGCCACCACTATTTCCACAAGCCGTGTGTGTCCATCTGGCTTCAGAAGTCAGGCACCTGCCCCGTGTGCCGCTGCATGTTCCCTCCCCCACTCTAA